A genomic segment from Labrus bergylta chromosome 3, fLabBer1.1, whole genome shotgun sequence encodes:
- the gcshb gene encoding glycine cleavage system protein H (aminomethyl carrier), b yields the protein MAMRAALRCLSTNFSPRLPQVSSAAQVSATRLLWRSGSLRTLSTSSALSTALKFTDKHEWVQVEGGIGTVGISSYAQEALGDVVYCGLPETGQRLEQMEEFGALESVKAASELYSPLTGEVTEINTELAENPGLVNKSCYADGWLIKMTIEKPEELDGLMDQAAYDKFLKSLE from the exons ATGGCGATGAGAGCAGCGTTGCGGTGCCTCTCCACAAACTTTTCCCCCAGACTCCCTCAAGTCTCGTCGGCAGCGCAGGTCTCGGCGACTCGACTGTTGTGGAGGAGCGGCTCCCTGCGGACTCTTAGCACGAGCTCGGCCCTGTCCACAg CCCTAAAGTTCACAGATAAGCACGAGTGGGTGCAGGTTGAGGGAGGAATTGGCACCGTTGGTATCAGCAGTTATGCTCAG GAGGCATTAGGTGATGTGGTTTACTGTGGACTACCTGAAACTGGCCAAAGACTTGAACAAATGG AGGAGTTCGGGGCCTTGGAAAGTGTAAAGGCTGCCAGTGAGCTTTACTCACCGCTGACCGGAGAGGTGACTGAGATCAACACAGAGCTTGCAGAGAATCCTGGTCTCGTGAATAAATCCTGCTATGCAGATG GGTGGCTGATCAAGATGACGATTGAAAAGCCTGAAGAACTCGATGGCCTCATGGATCAAGCTGCATATGATAAATTCCTTAAGTCACTTGAATAA
- the rpl13 gene encoding large ribosomal subunit protein eL13: MAPSRNGMLLNPHFHKDWQKRVRTWFNQPARKIRRRKARQAKARRIAPRPVAGPLRPQVRCPTIRYHTKVRAGRGFTLEELKAAGIHKKTARTIGISVDSRRRNRSTESLQANVQRLKEYRSKLILFPRKASAPKKGDSTEEELKMATQLAGAVMPIKSVHKKEKARVISEDEKNFKAFASLRMARANARLFGIRAKRAKEAAEQDVEKKK, encoded by the exons ATGGCCCCCAGCCGGAATGGAATGCTCCTGAACCCTCACTTCCACAAAGACTGGCAGAAACGAGTCCGCACCTGGTTCAACCAGCCAGCCAGGAAGATCCGCAG gCGAAAGGCTCGCCAGGCCAAGGCCCGTCGCATAGCACCTCGCCCTGTCGCTGGACCACTGAGGCCACAAGTCAGGTGTCCCACTATCAGGTACCACACCAAGGTCCGTGCCGGACGTGGCTTCACCCTGGAGGAGCTCAAG GCCGCTGGCATCCACAAAAAGACAGCCCGCACCATTGGCATCTCCGTTGACTCTCGCAGACGTAACAGATCCACAGAATCTCTCCAGGCCAACGTGCAGCGCCTGAAGGAGTACAGATCCAAGCTCATTCTGTTCCCTAGGAAGGCTTCTGCTCCCAAGAAGGGAGACAGCACT gAGGAGGAACTCAAGATGGCCACTCAGCTTGCTGGTGCAGTCATGCCCATCAAAAGT GTGCACAAGAAGGAGAAGGCCAGGGTCATCTCTGAGGATGAGAAGAATTTCAAGGCTTTCGCCAGCCTGCGTATGGCTCGTGCAAACGCTCGTCTTTTCGGCATCCGTGCCAAGAGAGCCAAGGAGGCTGCTGAGCAGGAcgtggagaagaagaagtaa